The following proteins are co-located in the Micromonospora coriariae genome:
- a CDS encoding ABC transporter substrate-binding protein, which produces MRLVSLLPSATEIVYALGLAEDLVGVTFECEVPAADRAGKTVVVGGRDTRGMSPGEIDAYVKGQLAAGADLYTLHAGALAGLDPDLILTQDLCRVCALPAGRVADAVDHLGCRADVLSLDPYTLEEVLGTILAVGAAAHVPDRAEALVDGLRARLAGVSAAVAGRARRRVAVVEWVDPPFGAGHWIPDQVRAAGGKPVATHPGARSTPTTWAALRAAAPEVVLVTPCGFHLDGAAEQAAAVVPHFPDAEVWAVDADGLIVRAGPRLVDGVEAIAGILHPDAVPAPPAGSIRRVA; this is translated from the coding sequence ATGCGCCTGGTCTCCCTGCTGCCGTCCGCCACCGAGATCGTCTACGCCCTGGGCCTCGCCGAGGACCTGGTCGGGGTGACCTTCGAGTGCGAGGTGCCGGCGGCCGACCGGGCCGGCAAGACCGTCGTCGTGGGCGGCCGGGACACCCGGGGCATGAGCCCCGGCGAGATCGACGCGTACGTCAAGGGGCAGCTCGCCGCGGGTGCCGACCTCTACACCCTGCACGCGGGCGCGCTCGCCGGGCTCGACCCCGACCTGATCCTCACCCAGGACCTGTGCCGGGTCTGCGCCCTGCCCGCCGGGCGGGTCGCCGACGCCGTGGACCACCTCGGCTGCCGGGCTGACGTGCTGTCGCTGGACCCGTACACCCTGGAGGAGGTGCTCGGCACCATCCTCGCGGTCGGGGCGGCGGCCCACGTACCGGATCGGGCGGAGGCCCTGGTGGACGGCCTGCGGGCGCGGCTGGCCGGGGTCAGCGCGGCGGTGGCCGGCCGGGCCCGGCGCCGGGTCGCGGTGGTGGAGTGGGTGGACCCGCCGTTCGGCGCCGGTCACTGGATCCCAGACCAGGTCCGGGCCGCCGGCGGCAAGCCGGTGGCCACCCACCCCGGCGCCCGATCGACACCCACCACCTGGGCGGCGCTGCGGGCGGCGGCGCCGGAGGTCGTGCTGGTCACCCCGTGCGGCTTCCACCTCGACGGGGCGGCCGAGCAGGCCGCGGCGGTGGTCCCGCACTTCCCTGACGCGGAGGTCTGGGCCGTCGACGCGGACGGGCTGATCGTGCGGGCCGGACCCCGGCTGGTCGACGGGGTCGAGGCGATCGCGGGGATCCTGCACCCGGACGCCGTGCCGGCCCCGCCGGCGGGCAGCATCCGCCGGGTGGCCTGA
- a CDS encoding SCP2 sterol-binding domain-containing protein, with amino-acid sequence MSDPIGASFDRLAGGGYERLLRKTAGTVRFELVGDDGLDLWHLTIADGRVAVSREAGAADAVTRTDRAFFARMARGEAKPPPARLRNDITTEGSSATSSCWSGSSPRRREPGTRAPWPATAGSGREVEPGPGAGRQHLRAQRGQRRHRGEHRQPVRLLRLRHPLSVAVAQG; translated from the coding sequence GTGTCGGATCCCATCGGAGCGTCCTTCGACCGGCTCGCCGGCGGTGGGTACGAGCGCCTGCTGCGCAAGACCGCCGGCACCGTCCGGTTCGAGCTGGTGGGCGACGACGGGCTCGACCTCTGGCACCTGACCATCGCCGACGGGCGGGTCGCGGTGTCCCGGGAGGCGGGCGCGGCGGACGCGGTGACCCGTACCGACCGGGCCTTCTTCGCCCGGATGGCGCGGGGCGAGGCGAAACCGCCGCCGGCCCGGCTGCGCAACGACATCACCACCGAGGGCAGTTCCGCTACGTCGTCCTGCTGGAGCGGCTCTTCGCCGCGCCGCAGAGAGCCCGGCACCCGCGCGCCCTGGCCGGCGACCGCCGGGAGCGGGCGTGAAGTCGAGCCTGGTCCGGGTGCTGGACGGCAACATCTTCGTGCTCAGCGAGGACAACGGCGACATCGAGGCGAGCATCGCCAACCCGTGCGGCTTCTTCGACTTCGACACCCGCTTTCTGTCGCTGTGGCACAGGGTTGA
- a CDS encoding glycogen debranching N-terminal domain-containing protein, translating into MLSEDNGDIEASIANPCGFFDFDTRFLSLWHRVERRQYALLDRSPQAARPGEGANGLAPRPGGRHRQQLSSLCASRLDAHSDVSEAAQHENRARRHKAAHGPGRHQ; encoded by the coding sequence GTGCTCAGCGAGGACAACGGCGACATCGAGGCGAGCATCGCCAACCCGTGCGGCTTCTTCGACTTCGACACCCGCTTTCTGTCGCTGTGGCACAGGGTTGAACGACGGCAGTACGCACTCCTGGACCGGTCGCCGCAAGCGGCCCGGCCTGGGGAAGGGGCCAACGGCCTTGCTCCTCGACCAGGTGGTCGACACCGCCAGCAGTTGAGTTCGCTGTGCGCGTCGAGACTCGACGCGCACAGCGACGTCAGCGAGGCAGCTCAGCACGAGAATCGGGCTCGCCGACACAAGGCGGCGCATGGGCCTGGGCGGCACCAATAA
- a CDS encoding alpha/beta hydrolase, which yields MRRLSAISAAVAIGLALAGVAGPAAVAAPDSAAAGVAAPAPIHASDGAYLAEETAVGPRLVDLTIQSPALGTAAKVRLLTPDGWEQRAPGDHWPVLYLLHGCCDSYVSWTRSTDVASIPELRNVLVVMPEAGAAGWYSDWWNGGQGGAPAWERFHLTEVRQIIERGYGAGPKRAIAGLSMGGFGAMSYAARNPGMFRAAASFSGVVHPLKDPSYWLPFFGRTGLDPYALWGDPVAQRDIWQDHDPYYLAKQLRHTALFVATGDGTAGGPFDPPGQTNSLEALIHQENLDFVAQLRELGVSVTTDFYGPGTHSWPYWQRELHRSLPMLLGALETGRGVATHSLER from the coding sequence ATGAGGAGATTGTCGGCGATCAGCGCCGCCGTGGCGATCGGGCTCGCGTTGGCCGGGGTGGCCGGACCCGCCGCCGTCGCGGCCCCCGACTCGGCGGCGGCCGGCGTCGCCGCCCCCGCGCCCATCCACGCCTCCGACGGCGCGTACCTGGCCGAAGAGACGGCCGTCGGGCCACGCCTGGTCGACCTGACGATCCAGTCGCCAGCACTCGGCACCGCCGCCAAAGTACGGCTGCTGACGCCCGACGGGTGGGAGCAGCGGGCGCCCGGGGATCACTGGCCCGTGCTCTACCTGCTGCACGGCTGCTGCGACTCATACGTCAGCTGGACCCGCTCCACCGACGTGGCGAGCATCCCGGAACTCCGGAACGTCCTGGTCGTGATGCCGGAGGCCGGTGCCGCCGGCTGGTACAGCGACTGGTGGAACGGCGGTCAGGGCGGCGCCCCGGCCTGGGAGAGGTTCCACCTGACCGAGGTGCGGCAGATCATCGAGCGCGGGTACGGCGCGGGCCCGAAGCGCGCCATCGCCGGCCTGTCCATGGGCGGCTTCGGGGCGATGTCGTACGCGGCCCGCAACCCGGGCATGTTCCGCGCGGCAGCCTCGTTCAGCGGGGTCGTGCACCCGCTGAAGGACCCGTCTTACTGGCTGCCGTTCTTCGGGCGCACCGGGCTGGACCCGTACGCACTGTGGGGCGACCCGGTCGCGCAACGGGACATCTGGCAGGACCACGACCCGTACTACCTGGCGAAGCAGCTGCGGCACACAGCGCTCTTCGTGGCCACCGGCGATGGCACGGCCGGCGGACCATTCGACCCGCCGGGCCAGACCAACAGTCTGGAGGCGCTCATCCACCAGGAGAACCTCGACTTCGTCGCCCAGCTGCGCGAACTCGGCGTTTCCGTCACGACCGACTTCTACGGCCCCGGCACGCACAGCTGGCCGTACTGGCAGCGGGAGCTGCACCGGTCGCTGCCGATGCTGCTCGGGGCGCTCGAGACGGGGCGCGGTGTGGCGACCCACTCCCTCGAGCGGTAA